The following proteins are co-located in the Apium graveolens cultivar Ventura chromosome 5, ASM990537v1, whole genome shotgun sequence genome:
- the LOC141660421 gene encoding uncharacterized protein LOC141660421: MSNKQSAQLDKILKVFKQVKINIPLLDAIQQVSSYAKCLKDLCTHKRTTYVPKKALLTSHVSSILSNQIPVKYKDPGCPTISCVIGNTFIDKALLDLGASVDLLPLYVYEALGLGEVKKTSVNLHFADHFVKTPMGIVEDVLINAGDFVFPIDFVILETEPVKNMKNQIPIILRRPFIATSNALINCRNGLMKLTFGNMEID, translated from the coding sequence ATGTCAAACAAACAATCTGCTCAGTTAGATAAGATTTTGAAAGTCTTTAAGCAAGTCAAGATCAACATTCCTCTTTTAGATGCAATTCAACAAGTTTCCTCTTACGCTAAGTGTCTAAAAGATTTATGTACTCATAAAAGAACCACTTATGTTCCTAAGAAAGCTCTCCTAACATCTCATGTTAGCTCTAtattgtcaaatcaaatacctGTGAAGTATAAGGATCCTGGCTGTCCTACCATTTCTTGTGTCATAGGTAATACCTTTATTGATAAAGCTTTACTCGATCTGGGAGCTAGTGTGGATCTTCTTCCGTTATATGTCTATGAAGCCTTGGGTTTAGGTGAAGTTAAAAAGACTAGTGTTAATCTTCATTTTGCTGATCATTTTGTCAAAACTCCAATGGGTATAGTGGAAGATGTGTTGATTAATGCTGGTGATTTTGTCTTCCCCATCGATTTTGTTATCCTAGAGACCGAACCAGTCAAAAATATGAAAAATCAAATTCCCATCATTCTAAGAAGACCTTTTATTGCCACGTCTAATGCGTTGATCAATTGTAGGAATGGGTTAATGAAACTTACTTTTGGAAACATGGAAATTGATTAA